The Bacteroidota bacterium region CAATTGATGTTGATGGGCTCCGACATGGTTGGAGATTCCGGACTGATCAAAGGCAACGCGGTGTCGCTGATGCTGGATTGCGACAGCGAAGAAGAGATCCAAAGGATTTATTCAAAACTCTCCGAAGGAGGAAAAGCGGAGCACCCGCTCGAAAACTCTTTCTTTGGTGCGGTCTTCGGAGACCTGACGGATAAATACGGAAACCACTGGCTTTTGCATTTCGCGAAGCCACAAAAACAAAACAACCTCTCGTAATGAAAAAAACAAAAACCCTTTATTGGATTTTTACCATTCTCTTCGGCGGATTTATGATCTTCTCCGCGATTCCTGATGCACTTAACAGTGCCGATGCGGTTCAACTGATGCACGATCAGCTGGGATACCCTTTGTACATCATTCCATTTATTGGTGTAGCAAAAATTCTCGGCGCTCTCGTATTGTTCATTCCCGGATTTGCAAGAGTGAAAGAATGGGCTTATGCAGGTTTGATGTTTGATTTGATCGGAGCGATGTATTCTCTCCTCTACATCGGCGGCGGTATCGCGGCTGGCGGGTTTATGAGTTTGATTATTCTTACAGGAGCATTGTCTTATATTTATCATCACAAAATAATGAAGGCAGAGACAGCGACAGCCTGAACGTTAAACGGAAATTATTTTTCACTACAACATTCATTCACATGATTGGTAAAAAGAAACTTCCATTCAGCACAATCGACGAATACATCGCATTGCAGGCGAAAGAAATTCAACCGGCATTGCAAAAACTTCGTGAAATCATTCGCAAAGCTGCTCCGAAAGCGGAGGAGTGTATCAGTTACCAGATGCCCGCCTTTCGACAAAATGGTGTCCTGGTTTATTTT contains the following coding sequences:
- a CDS encoding VOC family protein encodes the protein MSKINSYLTFNGNCREAMNFYKDCLGGELSIQTIGESPISEKMPEQMKQSILHSTLIKGQLMLMGSDMVGDSGLIKGNAVSLMLDCDSEEEIQRIYSKLSEGGKAEHPLENSFFGAVFGDLTDKYGNHWLLHFAKPQKQNNLS
- a CDS encoding DoxX family protein, whose protein sequence is MKKTKTLYWIFTILFGGFMIFSAIPDALNSADAVQLMHDQLGYPLYIIPFIGVAKILGALVLFIPGFARVKEWAYAGLMFDLIGAMYSLLYIGGGIAAGGFMSLIILTGALSYIYHHKIMKAETATA